CCGGAGAAGGCGTCGTCCAGCCATTCCCGACAGCGATCGTGATGCATCGCGTCCACGCGAAACGCGTTCACCAGGACGTTGACGTCAGGACTCTGCATTCATCCGGTCTTCAAGCGCCGCGTTGTCGGTCAGGTCCACGCCGGGCTGGACCCCCTGCCCGCGAAAGACCGGAATCGGCGGGCCGTCCGTAGCGACACGCGCCGGTCCCGCCAGGAGCTCCCGCAGCGCTTGCTCGACCACCGCCTTCAGCGGCCGGCGGTCGCGGGCCGCGTGGGACTTCGCGGCGCGCAGGAGCTCGTCGTTGATGTCTATCGTGGTGCGCATACACAAAAGCATATCAATGAGTATGTCTTTACGCCACCGCGAGTCGTCGGGATGGACGTCGGACGCGCGTACGGCGAATACCTGTGCTCAACCGCGCGCCGCGGAGGCGATCTCGCCGATTGCGCCGAGCGCCCTCTCGATGCCCTGTCGCGAGACGTCGAGATGGGTCACCGCCCGGATCTGCCCGCCGGCGGCGCCCATTCGCACGCCGGCCGCGGCCAGGCG
The Acidobacteriota bacterium DNA segment above includes these coding regions:
- a CDS encoding DUF2191 domain-containing protein produces the protein MRTTIDINDELLRAAKSHAARDRRPLKAVVEQALRELLAGPARVATDGPPIPVFRGQGVQPGVDLTDNAALEDRMNAES